The sequence below is a genomic window from Kwoniella dendrophila CBS 6074 chromosome 10, complete sequence.
CGTTATCAATCATGTTCTTCCGTTTATTTTTGGCGTTCTTAGAGAGTTATTTCGCATTATTCAACagaatgattgattattcaCAGATGATGTATCAATATATAAGATTCATACCTTCACATACAGAAGCAACATTTTCAGTGTCATGGTTACAAATTCTGCGTGATGACACATAATATCTGATAAATGTTAATCTTTCTCAGATGTGGAAATGGATTCTGGCTTCTTATTAATGTCTTTCATTACGCCGAACCTTgttgaaagttgatttcaGATGCTTGTTTTTTTTGGTCCAAGAATTCACTTGTAAGTAAAGCAAGTAAGAAACTGACAGTGAAATGAACAGAAATATCAGAAATTAAGCAAGTTCACATATTGTATAAACAAAATTACTCTTGAATTAAAAAGGATTTGGAGTTATATTAGCGAGAAATTCATTGCTTGGAGCTAATCACCATTAGACTTTATTTTCGGAAATATGCTAATTCGAACAATccagaaattgaagaattaaagaCTAAAAATATTGAGAAAGAAGTCTATATTTGAGTATTAGCGAATAAAAACCTAGTGGTTAATGATCAATTGCGAAATGTCTTCATCATTTACTTTACCTTGTTTGAGGGATGATGCTAAGTGATTCAGTACGTCGAATATCGATAATAGAGAAACCCATCATTCTCAAACATGTTCCATGACCCATACGTCCGCAAAATCTTAGTCTCAGATGATCGAAATAAGCAGATTTATATATTCTATATCTATAATTGACAGAACTGATTGATTAGCCAGTCAGTATTAGGATGAGCTCTCATTATACTAATGTGATTTTGGGCCTCAATATATGTCATTTCCCTTTCGACAGGATACATTGAACGAAGCATTCTATACAAGTATTCTGTGTTTTGTATTTTGGAAATGATCAATCTCATCCCTCCCAATTCCCATCGCCCCTACCGAGTATGGTAATTTTCgaatttgatttctcttaaagaagaaaagtcCTGCTCCGGGACCTATTCCTATCGTTCTTTGTACCTTCCCCTGGTCAGCGTCTCTTCATGCTTTGAATGGTTTTTTGCTTATCTCTCCATTCCGATATTTAATGCTTGTTTTCAGCAAGGGTTTGATTAACTGAATCTCTAATTTCTGTGATTGTTTTCTTTGGATCTTCGGCACCGAAAATAGCTGTTCCTGCTACTAAAAcatttgaacctgaattatAAAGTTGCAAGACAATAATCAGTGTCTGTTAAACGTTGACTTCTAATAGAACCATAAGCAGTTCTATctaagaaagatgaaactcATTCAAGAGTAGAGACTATCCTATATCACTATTCCTCCCCTTACCATTACTAAGGATTGAATATCTATTGAAAGGATCTAACTCACCTGCTTTAGCACATTGACAAgcattacctttacctacacctccATCAACTTGGATATTTTTACCTGGGAATCTTTTTCttaaatcttcaactttcgGTAAACATTCTGGCATAAATTTTTGACCTCCATATCCAGGTTTAACAGTCATAACTAATAACATATCAACTAAGTTACCGAGTTCCTCAGTTATTACATCTGATGAAGTTTCGGGTGATATAGCTAATCCTACTTTCATGTTGTGTTCTCGGATGGTTTTGATCACCTCTTTGTGGTCGGCTATTGAAAGTGATATGAACCAACGTCGTCGAATTTATGGAAATGGCAATGGAAGTATATTGAGATTATCAATAGAGGTTATCGAATAAGGAATGAACATAAAAATTGTGATGGTATTTATCAGTCACAGTCTACACATTCGATATGTATTGGTGAACTCACAAACAGCTTCATAATGGAATGTATAACTCTTTCCACCAGCTTTAGCAACTTCAGGTACCCATTTAGCTGGATCAGAAACCATCATATGACAATCCATAAATATTTCAGGTACATTTTTATGTACCCATGTTAAGATGGGTGGACCCATTGTTATATTTGGTACGAAATGACCGT
It includes:
- a CDS encoding ribulose-phosphate 3-epimerase — encoded protein: MSECIISPSVLASDLSKLSSECQRMIDNGCDWLHMDVMDGHFVPNITMGPPILTWVHKNVPEIFMDCHMMVSDPAKWVPEVAKAGGKSYTFHYEAVSDHKEVIKTIREHNMKVGLAISPETSSDVITEELGNLVDMLLVMTVKPGYGGQKFMPECLPKVEDLRKRFPGKNIQVDGGVGKGNACQCAKAGSNVLVAGTAIFGAEDPKKTITEIRDSVNQTLAENKH